The proteins below are encoded in one region of Lactuca sativa cultivar Salinas chromosome 3, Lsat_Salinas_v11, whole genome shotgun sequence:
- the LOC111876138 gene encoding uncharacterized protein LOC111876138: protein MGCAASVYRVGGNKKQMKIPLVTILSPSIRVPINSNFQKPLKGLVPKDLADRLTYSRNQIALLSQQTDVSAVPELLRALEEYLPLLIGLTDQELGFRELVEFKWKGLDDRQEISVADSWFELLSVVHMMAMLTLMEANSKLIPNQTVTTEEVESTDNIRCAVDLLVKAAGYLQFCLQEILVRIPPHIKMKLPVDLQENVIEAAYIQALAQGTEMQLASAVESKNATLSVKRRLACEQLSYFGQAHYCLSTCHDLNGYGKKHLSFIKWKYLEAKAAAYYYHGLITDKGSEPSCHISAVCCFLAAEAILTESKKACLNFCLTLPITRAPTAWGAMKHLNKKVPETAVKKSQMYAYLLEQEKGLEVLPELPEFELSLKADEYELPDKDAAWESEEWMIPNQTLRNHLTDDEGDDK from the exons ATGGGGTGTGCAGCTTCTGTTTACAGGGTTGGAGGGAATAAGAAGCAGATGAAGATCCCTCTTGTTACCATACTTTCTCCTTCAATTCGAGTTCCTATAAACTCCAATTTCCAAAAACCCCTTAAAGGCCTTGTTCCCAAGGATTTGGCTGATCGTCTTACCTATTCCCGGAATCAAATTGCTCTACTATCGCAACAAACTG ATGTATCAGCTGTTCCTGAATTGCTACGTGCATTGGAGGAGTACTTACCATTATTAATTGGCCTCACTGATCAAG AACTTGGTTTCCGAGAACTCGTTGAATTCAAATGGAAAGGTTTAGACGATCGACAA GAAATAAGTGTTGCAGATTCCTGGTTTGAATTACTATCTGTTGTTCATATGATGGCGATGCTGACATTAATGGAGGCAAACTCAAAACTAATTCCTAATCAAACTGTCACTACTGAAGAAGTCGAATCTACAG ATAACATCAGATGCGCTGTCGACTTATTGGTGAAGGCAGCTGGGTACCTTCAATTCTGTCTTCAAGAAATTCTTGTCCGAATTCCACCTCACATCAA GATGAAGCTTCCTGTAGATTTGCAGGAGAATGTAATTGAGGCCGCTTATATTCAAGCACTAGCACAG GGAACAGAAATGCAGCTTGCTTCGGCGGTTGAAAGTAAAAACGCAACTTTATCCGTAAAAAGAAGACTAGCATGTGAGCAACTAAGTTACTTCGGTCAGGCACACTACTGCTTGTCCACCTGTCACGACCTCAATGGATACGGAAAAAAACATCTATCATTTATCAAATGGAAGTACCTCGAAGCAAAG GCTGCAGCATACTACTACCATGGTCTAATCACTGACAAGGGTAGCGAACCATCGTGCCACATCAGCGCCGTGTGCTGCTTTCTTGCAGCCGAAGCAATATTAACCGAGAGCAAGAAAGCATGTTTGAACTTTTGCCTTACGCTTCCCATAACAAG GGCTCCAACTGCATGGGGTGCTATGAAGCATTTGAATAAGAAGGTTCCGGAAACCGCAGTTAAAAAATCTCAAATGTACGCGTATCTTCTAGAGCAAGAAAA GGGTTTGGAAGTGTTGCCCGAACTGCCCGAGTTTGAGTTGTCGTTAAAGGCAGATGAGTATGAGTTGCCAGATAAAGATGCAGCATGGGAGAGTGAAGAATGGATGATACCAAACCAGACACTTAGAAATCACTTAACAGATGATGAAGGAGATGACAAGTAA